A DNA window from Rhineura floridana isolate rRhiFlo1 chromosome 11, rRhiFlo1.hap2, whole genome shotgun sequence contains the following coding sequences:
- the RPL23 gene encoding large ribosomal subunit protein uL14 isoform X2, with translation MSKRGRGGSSGAKFRISLGLPVGAVINCADNTGAKNLYIISVKGIKGRLNRLPAAGVGDMVMATVKKGKPELRKKDAVPRAECILQSKRILYQEKVNYVLYYKANNVPGTMSCPPEIPL, from the exons ATGTCTAAGCGAG GACGTGGTGGCTCATCTGGTGCGAAATTCCGCATCTCACTTGGTCTCCCTGTGGGAGCTGTTATCAACTGTGCAGATAACACAG GGGCCAAAAATCTGTACATCATCTCTGTGAAAGGTATTAAGGGACGCCTGAACAGGCTGCCAGCTGCTGGTGTGGGGGACATGGTAATGGCTACTGTCAAGAAAGGCAAGCCAGAGCTCAGGAAGAAGG ATGCTGTGCCCAGAGCTGAATGTATTCTGCAGTCAAAAAGAATTTTGTACCAAGAAAAGGTGAATTATGTCCTGTATTATAAAGCTAATAATGTGCCAGGCACGATGTCCTGTCCACCAGAAATCCCGCTTTAG
- the RPL23 gene encoding large ribosomal subunit protein uL14 isoform X1 — protein sequence MSKRGRGGSSGAKFRISLGLPVGAVINCADNTGAKNLYIISVKGIKGRLNRLPAAGVGDMVMATVKKGKPELRKKVHPAVVIRQRKSYRRKDGVFLYFEDNAGVIVNNKGEMKGSAITGPVAKECADLWPRIASNAGSIA from the exons ATGTCTAAGCGAG GACGTGGTGGCTCATCTGGTGCGAAATTCCGCATCTCACTTGGTCTCCCTGTGGGAGCTGTTATCAACTGTGCAGATAACACAG GGGCCAAAAATCTGTACATCATCTCTGTGAAAGGTATTAAGGGACGCCTGAACAGGCTGCCAGCTGCTGGTGTGGGGGACATGGTAATGGCTACTGTCAAGAAAGGCAAGCCAGAGCTCAGGAAGAAGG TGCATCCAGCAGTAGTGATTCGTCAACGGAAATCATACAGGAGAAAAGATGGGGTGTTCTTATACTTTGAAGACAACGCAGGGGTGATAGTAAACAACAAAGGAGAAATGAAAG GCTCTGCTATCACAGGCCCTGTAGCCAAAGAATGTGCAGATCTGTGGCCCAGGATCGCCTCCAACGCTGGCAGCATTGCATAA
- the SPMAP1 gene encoding sperm microtubule associated protein 1 produces the protein MACVTRGYLQRQKEFILDGVAVDTIASSYTHILPKLWSALPPYNAQLDMHAASYFTSPVVKSVLKKTEQTRGGTSRDGWIVDYFHIYGPGQRYLNRRNWAGAGHSPQHIAGHHLYLTDTKPVRGYNGRYGYRRNTPDLRTRSSCFGEVTWLSLH, from the exons ATGGCTTGTGTTACACGGGGGTACCTACAAAGGCAAAAGGAATTCATCCTTGATGGTGTGGCAGTGGACACTATAGCTAGCAGTTATACCCACATCCTACCCAAGTTGTGGTCTGCTTTGCCTCCTTACAATGCTCAGTTGGACATGCATGCTGCCAGCTACTTCACATCCCCTGTGGTCAAGTCAGTGCTGAAAAAGACGGAACAG ACACGCGGAGGGACTTCCAGAGATGGCTGGATAGTAGATTATTTCCATATATATGGGCCAGGACAGAGATACTTGAACAGGAGAAACTGGGCAGGGGCAG GTCATTCTCCACAGCACATAGCCGGTCACCATTTGTACTTGACGGACACAAAACCTGTGAGAGGGTACAACGGACGATACGGTTACCGCCGCAACACCCCTGATCTCCGCACCCGCTCCTCTTGCTTTGGTGAAGTCACATGGCTCTCCCTCCACTGA